In Fusarium oxysporum Fo47 chromosome XI, complete sequence, the following are encoded in one genomic region:
- a CDS encoding Alpha/Beta hydrolase protein → MLNHGLLLLLAWSAQAKDLNFHFPKANSPQRFDIKVNQEFLDFTLRKVRDYRPANSFFSDWTNEGPPKDAVKDLAEYWGSKYSWREVERSINKDYKHYATTVPGNGHYSAPIPIHFVHERSRNSKATPLLLLHGWSSTHLEWRKVFPKLSKNFHVVAIDLPGYGFSPAPIKPGLGAKEQAIAFDALMQQLGYKKYGVVSTDLGWVYGSAMTEHVGENIIGHFTDFFLAQPTPEILARAEQGKTTQEENEYLDGLNEFSTKHFAYASVQSQKPGLLAGILSDSPVGTAAWLWDLKEGSSDGVEATQEEVVTDGFVTWVQDTYGSIRSYSIGEAAIPTTKISNVPTAVTTWGNENGRFPGLRKFPLTPKSWLEPLVNLVYYKKHAGGGHYPAWTKPDDWTADVKEFFFSFA, encoded by the exons ATGTTAAACCACGGCCTTTTATTGCTTCTTGCTTGGTCTGCCCAGGCCAAAG ATCTCAACTTCCACTTCCCCAAGGCCAACTCCCCCCAACGATTCGACATCAAGGTCAACCAAGAGTTCCTCGACTTTACCCTCCGCAAAGTCCGCGACTATCGTCCAGccaacagcttcttctcagaTTGGACCAACGAAGGCCCCCCCAAGGATGCCGTGAAGGACCTTGCTGAATACTGGGGCAGCAAATACAGCTGGAGGGAGGTGGAAAGGTCAATCAACAAGGACTACAAACATTACGCTACTACTGTTCCTGGAAATGGCCACTATTCTGCCCCAATTCCTATCCACTTCGTTCACGAAAGATCCAGGAACAGCAAGGCAACccctctgctgctgctccatGGATGGAGCTCCACGCACCTGGAGTGGAGAAAGGTCTTCCCGAAGCTGTCAAAGAACTTCCATGTCGTTGCGATCGATCTTCCGGGTTACGGCTTTAGTCCTGCACCAATTAAGCCAGGCCTCGGTGCCAAGGAGCAGGCTATTGCTTTTGACGCCCTCATGCAACAGCTTGGTTACAAGAAATACGGCGTTGTCAGCACCGATCTCGGCTGGGTTTATGGCTCCGCCATGACAGAGCATGTAGGCGAGAACATCATCGGCCACTTCACCGACTTCTTCCTGGCGCAACCTACACCAGAGATTCTCGCTCGTGCAGAGCAAGGCAAGACCACCCAGGAAGAGAATGAATACTTGGATGGCTTGAACGAATTTTCAACCAAGCACTTCGCCTACGCCAGTGTGCAGTCCCAAAAGCCTGGCCTTCTGGCTGGCATCTTGTCGGATAGTCCTGTTGGTACTGCTGCTTGGTTGTGGGACCTTAAGGAGGGTAGTAGTGACGGCGTTGAGGCTACGCAGGAGGAGGTTGTGACGGATGGTTTCGTGACTTGGGTTCAGGATACTTATGGTAGCATTCGATCTTATTCGATCGGAGAA GCCGCGATACCGACAACCAAGATATCCAATGTTCCCACGGCTGTTACGACTTGGGGGAATGAAAATGGTCGATTCCCCGGCCTTCGAAAGTTTCCTTTAACG CCCAAGTCTTGGTTGGAGCCATTGGTTAACCTTGTTTACTATAAGAAACACGCTGGTGGAGGTCACTACCCAGCCTGGACTAAGCCTGATGATTGGACTGCTGACGTGAAGgagttctttttctcttt TGCATGA